The sequence GAATTAGAAATAATCTAAACCGCGGGCTACTGCAGCTGCAGGAACATATGGAGACCTCTtatccgaggatgaactgaactgaactgaattgaactgCAGCTGCAGAAAGACTACTAAAGGTGCgatcccaccgcacttgtgtcaagcttgcgtcactgcggggttcgaaagatactcaacgaatttcacagataaagaaagaattttctttttgttacgcattacgcaatatctaaattataaaaaaatcggagaaaataacaaaacagtgacgcagtgaacgaaccccgcagtgacgcaagcttgacacaagtgcggtgggagcgaaCCTTAAGGGGCCCAAACCTGCACCAagtactctctgcctcaagagcTATCTGCACTCACGAATCACAAACATGAAATGTCCAGGAGACTAGGAACCAAAACCCGGAAATTCCTCTGCAATACCATGACTAGGCCCTATCATTTTGAGTTCTAATCAAGGCATACaagcataccaaatatcaaaacaatacacCCAGGCAATCTAGAGTTATCCTGTTCATCACCAAACACAAATACAagcacatatacatacattaaCACCTACAGAAGCTATCAAAAACATGACTGTCTTGTCGAAGGTAATAAAACCATGTCTTACTACTTCAAGTGGAAACTCAGACGAACTGTTTGTCAGGTGCAGGAATGAGTCGCGCAGGAACATGTTTTTTATACTTTCTGCCGTGGTTAAAACATCTTCCGATGACGTTTCTTCTACCAACAGTTCGCCCACTCTATCTTTCATTCGTTGTATCTTCAAAAGGCAGATAAATAAAGGTGAGATTAACAGAGTTTTGTATAAAGTACTTCCTAGTACGTAAAACGAAACCATTCGGGAAATAAAATGCAGCAAATAACGaaaaatatatgaaaagaaaactttttattaCCGTTTGGAGAAGACTTAGAGTAGTTTGAGAAGTGCGGTACTCTCTGTTATAGCCGCTAGCTAAAAAGGCAAAGAATCAATAAGTAGCATTATAACGTGAttgtatatgtatctatatatatagcctGCATAAACGCCCTTCGGAATAATACACCAGCTTGAAACAAATGAGAAACATTCatatcttcctttctttctgtATCTATTAAAATTCTCTAAGTACAGTGCAAGGTATGATGGAACAGGCGTTTCTTGCTAGAAGTAATAATACATATGAAAAACGTAAAGCTCAAATCAGGCTAACTCAACATAGCACCGCACAATcattatcaaatcaaatctataGAATAGTCATAACATAAGATAGGACAAAATAGCGTTTTGAGTAAATTTGAGTATTTGAACATGTTGCTGAACATCAAGCAGTGCTACTTTCAACGTACCAGGTGTCTTCACAGGTGTGGTCGAAGCATCTTTTTGGAGctgaaattctgcaaaaagacaaaatgtgTATTCGTGGCATTTATAATATTGGCAATGATCTTGGTAAATGTCAGACTAAAACATTGCGGTCATCTGTTCACCATTTGCGATTCCGTAGATGTTATTGCATGTTGATGCTAGCTGTCCTATTGCTTGCTTACTTTCAATGTCAAAGATTTGAAGCTACTAGAATTCCTAATGaattttcgtttgtttgtttgttttattaggataGCCATTAGTATTGCTTAAACGATATTATTCTGAATGAAGTCCCCTTATAATGCAATTGACTGCAATGCAATGAACAGAAACGTATTCAGTTTGTAaacagaaaatcaaaacaaaatcaacgGTGGCAACTTAAAAGCGGGTGAGAGAGGTCAGAGGGCAACAAAGAATAG comes from Branchiostoma floridae strain S238N-H82 chromosome 19, Bfl_VNyyK, whole genome shotgun sequence and encodes:
- the LOC118406480 gene encoding uncharacterized protein LOC118406480 produces the protein MSPTTEFQLQKDASTTPVKTPASGYNREYRTSQTTLSLLQTIQRMKDRVGELLVEETSSEDVLTTAESIKNMFLRDSFLHLTNSSSEFPLEVVRHGFITFDKTVMFLIASNSK